A single region of the Thermodesulfatator indicus DSM 15286 genome encodes:
- a CDS encoding sigma-54-dependent transcriptional regulator, giving the protein MNEKILVIDDEEAILESLADILEDEGYQVITAKNAAEGLQKVKQEQPDLLILDVWLPDQDGLKLLKTLRKESPDLPVIVISGHGTVETAVKAIKLGAFDFLEKPLSYDRVVVTVANALKFRALREENITLKRHLTGPGITGQSHAILELREAIERVAQTDATVLITGESGVGKEVAARMIHTLSRRAEKPFVAVNCAAIPEDLIESELFGHEKGAFTGAVSSKKGKFDLADGGTIFLDEIGDMSLSAQAKVLRVLQEKCFERVGGTKTISVDVRVIAATNKNLTEEIKKGRFREDLYYRLNVIPIHIPPLRERPEDIPLLVEEFLDEFARHSGLGRKKITPEAMEALKRYPWPGNIRELRNLIERLVILSKRDTISLEDLPPEINQPPQTSFGQEPWFECNDFKQARSLFEREFLKRKLAEFKGNISQTAEAIGLERTYLHRKLKALGLSGES; this is encoded by the coding sequence ATGAATGAAAAAATCCTGGTTATAGATGACGAAGAGGCCATATTAGAAAGCCTGGCAGATATCTTAGAAGACGAAGGCTATCAGGTTATTACGGCTAAAAATGCAGCCGAAGGCTTACAGAAAGTCAAACAAGAGCAACCCGACCTCCTTATCCTTGACGTCTGGTTGCCAGACCAGGACGGCTTAAAGCTTCTTAAAACACTTCGTAAAGAAAGCCCTGATCTTCCCGTTATAGTGATTTCTGGCCACGGCACCGTAGAGACAGCGGTAAAGGCCATCAAGCTCGGAGCCTTCGATTTCCTGGAAAAACCTCTCTCTTATGACCGAGTAGTAGTAACCGTAGCTAACGCCCTAAAATTCAGAGCTTTAAGAGAAGAAAACATAACTCTTAAAAGGCACCTCACCGGTCCGGGAATCACCGGCCAGAGTCATGCTATTTTGGAACTCCGCGAAGCCATTGAAAGAGTAGCGCAAACAGATGCCACCGTGCTTATAACCGGAGAATCAGGCGTGGGCAAGGAAGTAGCGGCCCGCATGATCCATACCCTTTCACGCCGGGCCGAAAAACCTTTTGTAGCCGTAAACTGTGCCGCTATTCCCGAAGACCTCATTGAATCTGAACTATTTGGCCACGAAAAAGGCGCCTTCACCGGAGCAGTCTCCTCTAAAAAAGGGAAATTTGACCTGGCAGACGGGGGTACCATTTTTCTTGACGAAATCGGCGACATGAGTCTTTCGGCCCAGGCCAAAGTGTTACGAGTGCTTCAGGAAAAATGTTTTGAAAGGGTAGGTGGTACCAAAACCATCTCCGTTGACGTAAGAGTCATCGCTGCCACCAACAAAAATCTTACCGAAGAGATAAAAAAAGGCCGTTTTCGCGAAGACCTTTATTATCGTCTGAATGTAATTCCCATACACATTCCGCCTTTGCGTGAAAGGCCTGAAGATATTCCCTTATTAGTGGAAGAATTTTTAGACGAATTTGCCAGGCACTCCGGCCTCGGGCGCAAAAAAATTACTCCTGAAGCCATGGAGGCCCTAAAACGCTATCCCTGGCCAGGAAACATACGAGAATTGAGAAATTTAATTGAAAGGCTAGTAATTTTGAGCAAAAGGGACACTATATCCCTTGAGGACCTTCCCCCTGAAATCAATCAACCTCCGCAAACTTCCTTTGGTCAGGAACCCTGGTTTGAATGTAATGACTTTAAACAGGCGCGGTCTCTGTTTGAAAGGGAATTTTTGAAACGCAAGCTTGCAGAATTTAAAGGAAATATTTCCCAGACCGCCGAGGCCATAGGGCTTGAAAGAACTTATCTTCATCGTAAACTAAAGGCCCTAGGTCTTTCGGGAGAATCTTAA
- a CDS encoding DUF4390 domain-containing protein, producing MKKIFFVVVFLFLLKAQSGQAFSIKNLTLGSENGYLVCSWNLTKLPVTKLDAALHHGIPVRLQFEIVLERPKRFWWDERLLYHIVLREIYYDAVKKVYLVQLVGSSSPPKAVSSLKEALHLAGDVKNIPVIPLNLLKPKQFYRLKIKAILFQKISPNLPSRILRFIFRGGKIESDWVTIRFKF from the coding sequence TTGAAAAAGATTTTTTTTGTAGTTGTTTTCTTGTTTTTATTAAAAGCTCAAAGCGGACAGGCCTTTTCTATTAAAAATCTTACCCTTGGCTCAGAAAACGGCTATCTCGTTTGTTCCTGGAATCTTACTAAACTCCCTGTGACCAAATTGGACGCTGCTCTTCATCATGGGATACCTGTGCGTCTGCAATTTGAGATTGTTTTAGAACGGCCAAAACGTTTCTGGTGGGACGAAAGATTACTTTATCACATCGTCCTGCGAGAGATCTATTACGATGCCGTAAAAAAAGTCTATTTAGTCCAGTTAGTGGGTTCTTCTTCTCCGCCAAAAGCCGTAAGCTCTCTTAAAGAGGCCTTACACCTTGCTGGAGATGTCAAGAATATTCCAGTCATACCGTTAAATCTTCTTAAGCCTAAACAATTTTACCGCTTAAAGATAAAAGCCATTCTTTTTCAAAAGATATCTCCCAATCTTCCTTCCCGTATCTTACGTTTCATCTTTAGAGGCGGTAAAATTGAATCTGATTGGGTAACTATTCGCTTTAAATTTTAA
- a CDS encoding spermine synthase — MAIMANSLPTEGKGIRLILGEPVQKDFFYVYHGNIIHSEGGAQTLYVMEHPFWGRILFLNGTLQFTTRDEFIYHEALVHIPVQAREEGKIKRVLICGGGDFGAARELLKYPDIEEIIIADIDPHVPEIVKEYFPELMPGEDPRLKLLITDAYKLVEDYVKEKKHFDLVIIDSTDPDISPEGKTIELSHSLFSQEFHELLKALAPEGLIVQQAATPFTMKNVLAWTYETFVKVYGQDEVYCYRADIPSFGGDNAYILRAQGETPIEPRRPALEDTKYYTHEVHRASFSIPKFWQEVLK, encoded by the coding sequence ATGGCCATTATGGCAAACTCCTTGCCCACTGAAGGAAAAGGAATTCGTCTCATCCTAGGAGAGCCGGTACAAAAAGACTTTTTTTACGTTTATCATGGAAACATTATCCACTCTGAAGGTGGTGCGCAGACTCTCTACGTTATGGAACATCCCTTCTGGGGGCGTATTTTATTTCTTAATGGTACTCTTCAGTTTACCACTCGAGACGAGTTTATTTATCATGAAGCCCTGGTTCACATTCCGGTTCAGGCCCGTGAAGAAGGAAAAATCAAACGCGTTTTAATTTGTGGTGGTGGAGACTTTGGTGCTGCCCGAGAACTACTCAAATACCCGGATATTGAAGAAATTATTATCGCTGATATAGACCCCCACGTGCCAGAAATAGTAAAAGAATACTTTCCAGAGCTTATGCCTGGGGAGGATCCTCGCTTAAAACTTTTGATAACCGATGCTTATAAATTGGTAGAAGATTACGTAAAAGAAAAAAAACATTTTGACCTAGTAATAATTGACTCCACAGACCCTGATATTTCTCCTGAAGGTAAAACAATTGAACTTTCTCATTCTCTTTTCAGTCAGGAGTTCCATGAACTTTTAAAGGCACTTGCTCCTGAGGGTTTAATAGTTCAGCAGGCAGCTACTCCTTTTACCATGAAAAACGTACTTGCCTGGACCTATGAAACCTTTGTCAAGGTTTACGGCCAGGACGAGGTTTACTGTTACCGGGCCGATATCCCCTCTTTTGGCGGAGACAATGCCTATATTTTGCGGGCCCAAGGAGAGACTCCAATTGAACCAAGGCGTCCTGCTCTTGAAGATACTAAGTACTACACCCACGAGGTTCATCGCGCTTCTTTTTCTATTCCTAAATTCTGGCAGGAGGTATTGAAATAA
- a CDS encoding nitroreductase family protein, with translation MERTKFENPVLEAIYTRRSVRNYTEEPVSKELVYEIIKAGTWAPSGLNNQPWRFVIVQDQNKRLELAELTRYGEIIKNAPVVIAVFVDKNAMYHEVKDHQAMGACIENMLLAAHALGLGAVWLGEILKNAEEVRQSLDLPENLELMAVVALGHPKTRDQKSSRKPLEEVILKEYW, from the coding sequence ATGGAGAGAACTAAATTTGAAAACCCGGTACTTGAGGCCATTTATACCAGAAGAAGTGTCCGAAACTACACTGAAGAACCAGTTTCCAAAGAACTCGTTTACGAAATAATAAAAGCTGGCACCTGGGCGCCCTCTGGGCTTAATAATCAGCCCTGGCGCTTTGTTATTGTCCAGGATCAAAACAAACGCCTAGAACTGGCTGAACTTACCCGTTATGGCGAAATCATAAAAAATGCTCCAGTAGTTATAGCTGTATTTGTGGATAAAAATGCTATGTACCACGAAGTAAAAGATCACCAAGCCATGGGAGCCTGTATTGAAAATATGCTTCTTGCGGCCCATGCCCTTGGGCTTGGAGCCGTGTGGCTTGGAGAAATTTTAAAAAATGCCGAAGAGGTACGCCAAAGTCTTGATCTTCCTGAGAATTTAGAATTGATGGCAGTTGTTGCCCTGGGACACCCCAAGACCAGAGACCAAAAAAGCAGTCGCAAACCACTAGAAGAAGTAATTCTTAAGGAGTACTGGTAG
- a CDS encoding methylenetetrahydrofolate reductase C-terminal domain-containing protein: protein MVCSFRKCLENPDLFTITYELVPGRSTRLRQFQKIIKFAEEATKDGRLHGLTITENAGGHPALSPAVLGREILKLGLEPVLHFTCKDKNRNQIESTLFARDREGLHNLLVMTGDFPLYGFMGRAKPVFDLDAVHLLQLITEMEKGIELPPEAPGGGVKLPPMPFFKGCVVTPFKKFEAELMPQYYKLHRKIKAGAHFVITQVGFDARKFHELLLYMREEKLNVPLIGSVFITDVRMARIFHKGIIPGIEITAEYLAQIEEEARQEKDTYRAALIRAAKLVAILRGMGYDGVHISGGKVRYEDIAFLLDKAEEFYPRWKDFLPEFRNAPEGTFYLYSKDPETGLNLPERYEKLSPAQKKPLMFTLNLWVHDLFFEPGKGFYNFAVKYAQKIDGSSFEPWFTKFEYAVKGLLFDCQRCGDCTLGEMAYLCPQSGCAKNLLNGPCGGSKDGYCEVDSSKKCHYVKVYERLKAIGKRHLLKEGFIPPRDWGLSGRSSWLNFYLGRDHHRHPVPKNFQEPK from the coding sequence ATGGTCTGTTCTTTCAGAAAGTGTTTAGAAAATCCAGATCTTTTTACTATTACTTACGAGCTTGTCCCTGGACGAAGCACCAGGCTCCGCCAGTTTCAGAAGATTATAAAGTTTGCTGAAGAGGCCACCAAAGACGGCCGCCTGCATGGTTTGACCATTACCGAAAACGCCGGGGGGCACCCGGCCCTGTCTCCTGCGGTTTTAGGTCGCGAAATCTTAAAACTTGGCCTGGAACCCGTTCTTCACTTCACCTGCAAGGACAAAAATCGTAACCAGATAGAAAGCACCCTTTTTGCTCGGGACAGAGAAGGCCTTCACAATCTCCTGGTTATGACGGGAGACTTCCCCCTTTACGGCTTTATGGGACGGGCTAAACCGGTGTTTGACCTTGATGCCGTACATCTCCTCCAGCTAATAACCGAAATGGAAAAGGGCATAGAGCTTCCGCCTGAGGCTCCAGGAGGTGGCGTAAAACTTCCGCCCATGCCCTTTTTTAAAGGCTGCGTGGTTACGCCCTTTAAAAAGTTTGAGGCCGAACTCATGCCCCAATACTACAAACTCCACCGAAAGATAAAGGCCGGAGCACATTTTGTAATCACCCAGGTGGGGTTTGACGCTCGCAAGTTTCACGAACTTCTGCTTTACATGCGAGAAGAAAAATTGAACGTCCCCTTGATTGGAAGCGTGTTTATTACTGATGTGCGCATGGCCCGTATTTTTCATAAAGGGATAATCCCCGGCATAGAAATCACCGCTGAATACCTGGCCCAGATAGAAGAAGAGGCTCGTCAAGAGAAGGATACTTACCGGGCCGCTTTAATCCGGGCGGCCAAACTGGTAGCTATTCTCAGGGGCATGGGCTATGACGGTGTCCACATCTCGGGAGGCAAGGTCCGTTACGAAGACATAGCCTTTCTTCTGGATAAGGCTGAAGAGTTTTATCCGCGCTGGAAGGATTTTCTCCCGGAATTTCGCAACGCCCCTGAAGGAACTTTCTACCTTTACAGTAAAGACCCTGAAACCGGACTTAACCTCCCTGAAAGATATGAAAAGCTCTCGCCGGCCCAGAAAAAACCCTTGATGTTTACCCTAAACCTGTGGGTACATGACCTCTTTTTTGAACCTGGCAAAGGTTTTTACAACTTTGCCGTAAAATACGCCCAAAAAATAGATGGATCCTCTTTTGAACCCTGGTTTACCAAATTTGAGTACGCGGTAAAAGGGCTTCTCTTTGACTGCCAGCGCTGTGGAGATTGTACTCTCGGAGAAATGGCCTATTTATGCCCCCAGAGTGGTTGTGCCAAAAATCTTCTCAATGGCCCCTGTGGCGGTAGCAAAGATGGTTACTGTGAAGTGGATTCTTCTAAAAAATGCCATTATGTAAAAGTGTATGAACGCCTTAAAGCTATTGGCAAAAGGCACCTTTTAAAAGAAGGTTTTATCCCCCCGCGGGATTGGGGGCTTTCTGGGCGTTCTTCCTGGCTGAACTTTTACCTGGGTCGAGACCATCATCGGCATCCTGTTCCTAAAAACTTTCAGGAACCTAAATAA
- a CDS encoding DUF6955 family protein — translation MGEYFIVVLLDENRLSKIKGTDLEKHIKYMFGGELRLIEVPVNEELKNKILQEFDTARVDSRGAITDLPVAFMRELFNQIVEKKSLGPEVIEAVLQKVDEIKEAAAKESEYLPPPEID, via the coding sequence ATGGGTGAATATTTCATTGTGGTCCTTTTGGACGAAAACCGGTTGTCTAAAATAAAAGGCACCGATTTAGAAAAACACATTAAATATATGTTTGGTGGAGAGCTTAGGCTTATTGAAGTGCCTGTTAATGAAGAACTTAAGAATAAAATTCTTCAGGAGTTTGATACTGCTCGGGTTGACTCCCGTGGGGCTATTACCGACTTACCCGTAGCTTTCATGAGAGAGCTTTTTAATCAGATCGTTGAAAAGAAGTCTCTTGGCCCTGAGGTGATAGAGGCTGTGCTTCAGAAGGTTGACGAGATTAAAGAAGCGGCGGCGAAAGAATCTGAATATCTTCCTCCGCCAGAAATAGACTAA
- a CDS encoding flavodoxin family protein, translating into MSVSVLGILGSPRPFGGSSQLLRAALLGAKEAGAQTKLISLYDGEIKPCKGCIQEEDPNCRFPCIFEDFGKEVLLEINQAEVIIFATPVYWYAPSGVMKNLIDRITCLENMVAYGEPSYMEGKVVGAITVGADAGLTMAGGYLLTVLNAMGAIIAPWSHAYSRMANKAIYDDRAVMDAVNVGLLATGLAAKLKGLNGPLSYLDDKELLEKIRRQILDEKEAYEKSHGEN; encoded by the coding sequence ATGTCTGTTTCAGTATTAGGAATTTTAGGTTCCCCAAGACCTTTCGGTGGTTCAAGTCAGCTTCTCCGGGCGGCTCTTCTTGGGGCTAAAGAGGCAGGAGCCCAGACCAAATTAATATCCCTTTATGATGGCGAAATAAAGCCATGCAAAGGATGTATTCAGGAAGAAGATCCAAATTGTCGCTTCCCCTGTATTTTTGAAGATTTCGGCAAAGAAGTACTTTTAGAAATAAATCAAGCTGAGGTTATTATTTTTGCCACTCCGGTTTACTGGTATGCCCCTTCAGGGGTTATGAAAAACCTGATAGATCGTATAACCTGTCTTGAAAATATGGTGGCTTACGGTGAGCCAAGCTATATGGAAGGAAAGGTCGTTGGAGCTATTACTGTGGGTGCAGACGCAGGGCTCACTATGGCCGGAGGGTATTTGCTCACGGTGTTAAACGCCATGGGAGCCATTATTGCTCCTTGGTCCCACGCCTATTCTCGTATGGCTAATAAGGCCATTTATGATGACCGGGCGGTTATGGACGCCGTTAACGTAGGGCTTCTGGCCACCGGCCTTGCCGCCAAACTAAAGGGATTAAATGGCCCTTTGAGCTACCTTGACGATAAAGAACTTCTGGAAAAGATACGTCGTCAAATTTTAGACGAAAAGGAGGCTTACGAGAAAAGCCATGGAGAGAACTAA
- a CDS encoding exo-beta-N-acetylmuramidase NamZ family protein yields MVKSGLERLLKESRKDLLDRRLGLLCHQASILPNLTPAWVALKAKFSQKLKLLFSPQHGLFGEKQANMIASYEIVEPETGVPVISLYGPRLAPEPEHLAEIDILLVDLQDVGTRVYTYIWTLLLTMKACSKNGVKLIVLDRPNPIGGKIEGPILEEKFFSFVGLAPIPMRHGLTIGELALYLCQKFSLDLELEVIPMEGWSRDMFFPETGLPWVSPSPNMPRFETSLVYPGQVILEGTNLSEGRGTTMPFEVFGAPWLKVLALKEFFSKIEGIKVQIMHFIPWFDKWAGKLCQGIRLWIKEPQTYQPVKTTLLMLKEVAAQNPEFTFRSPPYEYEWSKSPFDIIVGKEELREALITQNEEHILTLLEEGTKEFQEEVEGLKLYV; encoded by the coding sequence ATGGTAAAGAGCGGCCTAGAAAGACTCCTTAAAGAATCTAGAAAAGATTTACTTGATAGACGTTTAGGTTTACTCTGCCATCAGGCCTCAATTCTTCCTAATTTAACTCCTGCCTGGGTAGCGTTAAAGGCCAAGTTTTCGCAAAAACTTAAACTACTTTTTTCTCCACAACATGGCCTTTTTGGTGAAAAACAGGCCAACATGATAGCTTCTTATGAAATCGTAGAACCTGAGACAGGAGTTCCTGTTATAAGCCTTTATGGACCGCGTCTTGCTCCTGAACCAGAGCATCTAGCTGAAATAGATATTCTTTTGGTTGACTTGCAAGATGTTGGGACGCGAGTCTATACCTATATCTGGACATTGCTGCTTACCATGAAAGCTTGTTCTAAAAACGGTGTCAAACTAATAGTTCTTGACCGCCCTAATCCTATTGGGGGCAAAATTGAAGGGCCAATTCTTGAAGAAAAATTTTTTTCTTTTGTAGGGTTAGCTCCTATTCCTATGAGGCACGGTCTAACTATAGGCGAGCTGGCTTTGTATCTCTGCCAAAAATTTTCTCTAGATTTGGAACTTGAGGTTATTCCCATGGAAGGATGGTCTCGTGACATGTTTTTTCCAGAAACAGGTCTTCCCTGGGTTTCCCCCTCGCCTAACATGCCGCGGTTTGAAACATCTCTAGTGTATCCCGGGCAGGTAATCCTTGAAGGGACCAATCTTTCTGAAGGACGCGGTACAACAATGCCTTTTGAAGTATTTGGGGCCCCCTGGCTCAAGGTCTTGGCTCTTAAAGAATTTTTTTCTAAAATAGAAGGCATCAAAGTACAAATCATGCACTTTATCCCCTGGTTTGATAAATGGGCAGGCAAATTGTGCCAAGGTATAAGACTTTGGATAAAAGAGCCTCAGACTTACCAGCCAGTTAAAACCACCCTTTTAATGTTAAAGGAGGTTGCGGCTCAAAATCCTGAATTTACTTTTAGGTCCCCACCTTATGAATATGAATGGTCAAAAAGTCCATTTGACATTATAGTTGGGAAGGAAGAATTGCGGGAGGCCTTGATTACCCAAAACGAAGAACATATTTTGACTTTATTAGAAGAGGGGACTAAAGAATTTCAGGAAGAAGTAGAAGGTTTAAAACTTTATGTCTAG
- the sat gene encoding sulfate adenylyltransferase — translation MSRFLIQRPLPHGGRLVERVITDKEAAKKMIKGCPSYDIKPTLHYETGVPVRNVYREIMSICYGFFSPVEGSMKQAEVERILKERRLLNEWIFPYPLVFDISEEDFKKLGVGAGDRLVLNLKGKPFAILDIEEVWRIDNPEELAHLTFGTPERNPEVVKEPFNKKHPGWVIYRSLQPVVLAGKYTIINEPKMRPPFDRFWYPPRKSREEFDRRGWRTVINHQTRNVPHVGHEFLMKCAAFTGDVEPCHGILVNAVIGVKRRGDYPDEAIVEGHEAVNKGGYIKPERHLPTIVLWDMRYGNPLESLLHGIIRQNMGCTHHMFGRDHAAVGEYYDKWATQILWTKGIPSFGFPAPPTDVPYGLDIRPQNMREFSYCPTCKEMAYSETCGHKREKLSGSFLRGMVAEGVQPPSIIMRPEVYKVIVKWWKHFGYPFCNEKYVVNKEKELEVDLEDL, via the coding sequence ATGTCGAGGTTTTTAATCCAACGTCCCCTGCCTCATGGAGGTAGATTAGTAGAAAGGGTCATCACTGACAAAGAAGCTGCCAAAAAGATGATCAAAGGCTGCCCTTCCTACGACATTAAGCCCACTCTTCACTATGAAACCGGTGTCCCTGTGCGCAATGTCTATCGTGAGATTATGTCTATCTGCTACGGCTTTTTCAGCCCGGTAGAAGGTTCTATGAAGCAGGCTGAGGTAGAAAGAATTCTTAAAGAGCGTCGTCTTTTGAATGAATGGATTTTCCCTTATCCGTTAGTTTTTGACATTAGCGAAGAAGATTTTAAAAAGCTTGGTGTAGGTGCTGGAGACCGCCTGGTTTTAAATCTCAAAGGCAAACCTTTTGCCATTCTTGATATTGAAGAAGTCTGGCGCATTGATAATCCTGAAGAACTTGCTCACTTAACTTTTGGTACCCCTGAGCGCAACCCCGAAGTAGTCAAAGAGCCCTTTAACAAAAAACATCCCGGTTGGGTTATTTATCGCAGCTTACAGCCAGTAGTTTTGGCTGGTAAATACACCATTATTAATGAGCCCAAGATGAGGCCTCCTTTCGATAGGTTCTGGTATCCGCCGCGCAAGAGCCGTGAAGAATTTGATCGCCGTGGCTGGCGTACAGTTATCAACCACCAGACCCGTAACGTTCCCCACGTAGGTCACGAATTTTTGATGAAATGCGCGGCTTTTACCGGTGACGTTGAACCCTGCCACGGTATTTTGGTAAACGCGGTTATTGGTGTGAAGCGCCGTGGTGACTATCCTGACGAAGCTATCGTTGAAGGCCACGAGGCTGTTAATAAGGGCGGTTATATCAAACCTGAGCGTCATCTCCCCACCATTGTTCTTTGGGATATGCGCTATGGTAACCCGCTTGAGTCCTTGCTCCACGGTATTATCCGTCAGAACATGGGTTGCACCCACCATATGTTTGGGCGTGACCACGCGGCTGTCGGTGAATACTACGACAAGTGGGCTACCCAGATCCTCTGGACCAAGGGTATTCCGAGCTTTGGTTTTCCTGCTCCTCCAACAGATGTTCCTTACGGGCTTGATATCAGGCCTCAGAATATGCGCGAATTTTCTTATTGCCCCACTTGTAAAGAAATGGCTTACTCTGAAACTTGTGGCCACAAGCGCGAAAAGCTCTCTGGAAGCTTTCTCCGTGGCATGGTAGCTGAAGGTGTTCAGCCGCCTAGCATTATCATGCGTCCTGAGGTTTACAAAGTAATTGTCAAATGGTGGAAGCACTTTGGTTATCCGTTCTGCAACGAAAAGTATGTCGTCAACAAGGAAAAAGAACTTGAAGTTGACCTTGAAGACCTTTAA
- a CDS encoding sensor histidine kinase: MSSKQQTLDQERRKRRRELLIALFAFLLLGVLIVFEVKIFREIPSREINLLAYILFQVNAILLLLVAFLVIRNLLKLFFDTPRGRFAERLRTRIAVAFIFLALVPTLFLFMVSFKFIETSLDFWFSSNLDRSLQEALFEAQSIYQEKEKELTNKAELFINGYLSETKSLSSKHLRYWRKRLDLDTLEIYSSSGKLIKGSYSRPLPKNIGISPGLLEKVISKNTPSSKISSLKNKVILRVFIPATYRQQKIVVACGLFLDPSIEKLISEVGKGIEAYQQLKFFKDPLKSSLILMLLLVTLLTLFVAIWFGMRFAKRLTEPVHSLAEATQQIASGNFDVELPEETADEVGHLVRAFRRMTKELKEYRQKVEETTAALQEINIELSRRTWYLETLLANVTAGVIALDHQGRVTFINRMAAKLLGAYPERLIGQEIRKLLPEEYFEMAQELLLKAKSSPQKLVQQTVKVELRRKPITLLVTITLLESETGENVGYLCLLEDVTEKERVQRLAAWREVARRIAHEVKNPLTPIQLSAQRLRKRLAGKLPEDEQKILERCTSTIEKQVEELKHLVNEFSAFARLPSLKAEKGDIAQIAREVIDLYREGHPQVEFSLNVNGSSKAIFDKEQIKRVFLNLFDNAIRAMNRQGKIQVNIFEQNGRLRIEVADTGEGVAPEIRGRLFEPYFSANGGSGLGLAIVNSIVQEHRGKIWAEDNHPKGAKFIIELPKTL; the protein is encoded by the coding sequence ATGTCCTCAAAACAACAGACCCTTGATCAAGAAAGAAGAAAAAGGCGAAGAGAGCTATTAATAGCTCTTTTTGCCTTTTTACTCTTAGGTGTCCTCATAGTTTTTGAAGTTAAAATATTTCGCGAGATCCCTTCACGGGAGATAAATCTTCTTGCTTATATCCTCTTTCAAGTAAACGCTATTCTTCTTTTGTTAGTGGCCTTTTTAGTAATCAGAAATTTGCTAAAGCTTTTTTTTGATACCCCAAGGGGACGATTTGCTGAACGTTTGCGCACTCGCATTGCCGTGGCTTTTATCTTCCTGGCTCTAGTGCCTACCCTTTTTCTTTTTATGGTGTCTTTTAAGTTCATCGAAACTAGCCTTGATTTCTGGTTTAGTAGCAATCTCGACCGCAGTTTACAGGAAGCCCTATTTGAAGCCCAGTCTATTTACCAAGAAAAAGAAAAGGAACTGACTAATAAGGCCGAACTATTTATCAATGGCTATCTTTCCGAGACTAAAAGCTTGTCTTCTAAACACCTTCGCTACTGGCGAAAAAGATTAGACCTTGATACCCTCGAAATCTATTCTTCATCAGGAAAACTCATTAAAGGCTCTTATAGCCGCCCTCTCCCTAAAAACATTGGGATTTCTCCTGGTCTTTTAGAAAAAGTTATTAGTAAAAATACCCCTTCAAGTAAAATCAGTTCCCTGAAAAATAAAGTGATTTTAAGGGTTTTTATCCCTGCCACCTATCGCCAGCAAAAAATAGTCGTAGCATGTGGATTATTTCTAGACCCTAGCATTGAAAAGCTTATAAGCGAAGTGGGCAAAGGCATCGAAGCCTATCAACAGCTCAAGTTTTTCAAAGATCCTTTAAAATCTTCTCTTATTTTAATGCTGCTTTTGGTCACACTTCTTACCCTTTTTGTGGCCATCTGGTTTGGTATGCGCTTTGCGAAGAGGCTAACTGAACCAGTACACTCGCTAGCTGAAGCCACTCAGCAGATTGCCAGTGGCAACTTTGACGTGGAGCTGCCTGAAGAAACAGCTGATGAAGTAGGACATCTCGTCAGGGCTTTCCGCCGTATGACCAAAGAGCTAAAAGAATATCGCCAGAAAGTTGAAGAAACCACAGCCGCGTTACAGGAAATCAACATAGAGCTTAGCCGGCGTACCTGGTATCTTGAAACTCTGCTGGCCAATGTTACCGCTGGAGTGATTGCTCTTGACCACCAAGGTCGGGTTACTTTTATCAATCGCATGGCCGCCAAGCTGTTGGGGGCTTACCCAGAACGCCTCATCGGTCAGGAGATAAGAAAACTCTTACCGGAAGAATACTTTGAAATGGCTCAAGAATTGCTCTTAAAAGCTAAAAGCTCTCCCCAAAAGTTGGTTCAGCAAACAGTCAAGGTAGAATTACGCCGTAAGCCAATAACCCTTTTAGTAACCATAACTCTTCTTGAATCGGAAACAGGAGAAAACGTAGGCTACTTGTGTTTACTTGAAGATGTAACGGAAAAAGAAAGGGTACAACGGCTGGCAGCCTGGCGAGAGGTAGCCCGCCGTATTGCCCACGAAGTTAAAAATCCCTTGACACCAATTCAGCTTTCGGCCCAGCGCCTTAGAAAACGTCTGGCAGGAAAACTTCCTGAAGACGAACAAAAGATTCTTGAGCGCTGCACTTCTACCATCGAAAAACAGGTAGAAGAATTAAAACATCTCGTAAACGAGTTTTCAGCCTTTGCCCGTTTGCCGTCACTTAAGGCTGAAAAGGGTGATATCGCTCAGATAGCCCGAGAGGTTATTGATCTTTATAGAGAAGGTCATCCTCAAGTGGAATTTAGTTTAAATGTAAATGGTTCTTCTAAGGCCATATTTGATAAAGAGCAAATAAAACGGGTTTTTTTAAACCTCTTTGACAACGCTATCCGGGCTATGAATCGCCAGGGAAAAATCCAGGTAAACATTTTTGAGCAAAATGGTCGCCTGAGAATAGAAGTAGCTGATACCGGTGAAGGCGTGGCCCCAGAAATCCGTGGAAGACTTTTTGAGCCCTATTTTTCAGCCAATGGGGGTAGCGGGCTGGGGCTGGCCATCGTAAACTCTATTGTTCAAGAACATCGGGGAAAAATCTGGGCAGAAGATAATCACCCAAAAGGAGCCAAATTTATCATCGAGCTACCTAAGACCTTATGA